Proteins from a single region of Oncorhynchus keta strain PuntledgeMale-10-30-2019 chromosome 20, Oket_V2, whole genome shotgun sequence:
- the LOC118399042 gene encoding voltage-dependent calcium channel gamma-6 subunit-like yields MWSTFFLHEEDGRPVPPGVGVGPGAGLLGLTGVMGGRGAGAGAMGVKRRANVLTSRHPGDMSEVQKGKIKLAFFVAIVGVVLTVLGLGTEYWVELSPPKNFYNNQTCLSAHYGLWKGCSRTLWVADIDPERESCGPAELPGESHCNYFKFYTTGENAVIFQKTTEKSLNVAAAMMALFGLFLMVMGAICITTALSKGESFFLKPASVCFVLSGLLMLLSLTVFNQSVLSFLASDHSVPLHHELSWSVSCIGCAGVMLILSGILFLLLALPFSPWQRCFPPKNESDS; encoded by the exons ATGTGGTCCACCTTCTTTCTGCACGAAGAGGATGGCAGGCCGGTTCCACCGGGGGTGGGCGTAGGACCAGGAGCAGGTCTACTGGGACTGACCGGTGTCATGGGTGGCAGAGGGGCTGGGGCTGGTGCTATGGGAGTTAAGCGCCGGGCAAACGTGTTGACATCGAGACACCCAGGGGACATGAGCGAGGTCCAGAAGGGCAAGATCAAGCTGGCGTTCTTCGTGGCCATCGTGGGCGTGGTATTGACAGTCTTGGGCTTGGGCACAGAGTATTGGGTGGAGCTGTCCCCGCCCAAGAACTTCTACAACAACCAGACGTGTCTGTCGGCTCACTACGGGCTGTGGAAAGGATGCTCCCGGACTCTGTGGGTGGCGGACATAGACCCTGAGCGAGAGAGCTGTGGGCCGGCTGAACTGCCAGGAG aATCTCACTGCAACTACTTCAAGTTCTACACCACTGGAGAGAATGCCGTCATCTTCCAGAAGACAACAGAAAAGA GTCTGAATGTGGCGGCAGCCATGATGGCCCTCTTCGGTCTGTTCCTGATGGTCATGGGGGCCATATGCATCACCACAGCCCTCAGCAAAGGAGAATCGTTCTTCCTCAAGCCTGCTTCGGTGTGCTTCGTTCTGTCAG gCCTCCTGATGCTCCTGTCTCTTACTGTTTTCAACCAATCGGTCCTCTCCTTCCTAGCCAGTGACCACTCGGTGCCTTTGCATCACGAGCTGTCTTGGTCAGTGTCCTGTATTGGGTGTGCAGGGGTCATGCTTATTTTGAGTGGAATCCTCTTTCTCTTGCTTGCACTGCCATTCAGCCCCTGGCAAAGGTGTTTTCCCCCAAAAaatgaaagtgacagctag